A single genomic interval of Tursiops truncatus isolate mTurTru1 chromosome 1, mTurTru1.mat.Y, whole genome shotgun sequence harbors:
- the GNL2 gene encoding nucleolar GTP-binding protein 2 isoform X2: MVKPKYKGRSTINPSKASTNPDRVEGAGGQNMRDRATIRRLNMYRQKERRNSRGKVIKPLQYQSTVASGTVARVEPNIKWFGNTRVIKQSSLQKFQEEMDTVLKDPYKVVMKQSKLPMSLLHDRIRPHNSKVHILDTESFETTFGPKAQRKRPNLFASDMQSLIENAEVSTESYDQGKDRDLVAEDTGVRNEAQEEIYKKGQSKRIWGELYKKRWVAILSQDYPTLAFHASLTNSFGKGAFIQLLRQFGKLHTDKKQISVGFIGYPNVGKSSVINTLRSKKVCNVAPIAGETKVWQYITLMRRIFLIDCPGVVYPSEDSETDIVLKGVVQVEKIKTPEDHIGAVLERAKPEYISKTYKIDSWENAEDFLEKLAFRTGKLLKGGEPDLRTVGKMVLNDWQRGRIPFFVKPPNAEPPVAPQLPSSSSLEVATETAQNSPEEGVTDTVGEESESITEKEKEEPGHGGADSEMQRIVARVRQNFGKINVVPQFSGDDLVPLEMSDIDEELESLSAEREEEEEEEQEYQGDEEEESYAKSQEEHAGSNTKAVIQALDEKIAKYQRFLNKAKAKKFSAVRISKGLSQVVFAKSEEQRRTAEEDVEDTAPTRKGKKRKAQREEEPAADGEAPTRKGKKRKAQREEEQSNKARRTLTSKERRREARQQRSRKVGVRYYETHNVKNRNRNKKKTSDSEGQKHRHKKLKHKQ, encoded by the exons ATGGTGAAGCCCAAGTACAAAGGACGGAGCACCATCAACCCCTCTAAAGCCAGCACAAATCCTG ATCGAGTTGAGGGAGCAGGAGGCCAAAACATGAGGGACCGGGCCACAATCCGACGCCTGAATATGTACAGGCAGAAGGAGCGCAG GAACAGCCGTGGTAAAGTGATTAAGCCTCTGCAGTATCAGTCAACGGTGGCTTCTGGCACAGTGGCGAGAGTGGAGCCGAACATTAAGTGGTTTG GAAACACACGTGTGATTAAGCAGTCATCGCTACAAAAATTTCAAGAGGAAATGGACACGGTCTTGAAGGATCCATACAAAGTCGTCATGAAGCAAAGCAAGTTACCCATGTCTCTTCTCCATGATCGAATCCGGCCTCAT AACTCAAAGGTGCACATCCTTGATACTGAAAGCTTTGAAACTACATTTGGCCCTAAAGCACAGAGGAAGCGACCAAAtttatttgcaagtgatatgCAGTCACTTATAGAAAATGCAGAAGTGTCCACTGAGAGCTATGACCAGGGGAAGGATCGTGACTTGGTAGCTGAAGACACTGGTGTGAG AAATGAAGCCCAAGAAGAGATATATAAAAAGGGACAGTCTAAAAGAATATGGGGTGAACTCTACAAG aAACGATGGGTTGCCATCCTCTCCCAAGATTACCCGACGCTTGCTTTCCACGCAAGTCTTACTAACTCCTTTGGCAAAGGAGCATTTATTCAGCTTCTGCGGCAGTTTGGAAAG TTGCACACTGACAAGAAACAGATCAGCGTGGGGTTCATTGGCTATCCAAATGTTGGCAAGAGCTCTGTCATAAACACACTGCGCTCCAAGAAAGTTTGCAATGTGGCCCCCATTGCAGGTGAAACAAAG GTCTGGCAGTATATTACCTTGATGCGCCGGATATTCCTTATCGACTGTCCCGGTGTGGTTTACCCCTCTGAGGACTCAGAGACGGACATTGTGCTGAAAGGAGTC GTTCAAGTTGAAAAAATTAAGACTCCTGAAGACCACATTGGTGCCGTACTTGAACGAGCAAAGCCAGAATATATCAGCAAGACGTACAAAATTGATTCTTGGGAGAACGCTGAGGACTTTCTTGAGAAGCTAGCTTTCCGGACAGGGAAGTTATTGAAG GGTGGAGAGCCTGACCTGCGGACTGTGGGGAAGATGGTCCTCAATGACTGGCAGAGGGGCCGGATTCCTTTCTTTGTCAAGCCGCCCAATGCAGAGCCCCCTGTAGCCCCCCAG CTTCCATCCTCCTCATCTTTGGAAGTGGCCACAGAAACAGCCCAGAACAGCCCAGAAGAGGGCGTCACAGACACTGTAGGTGAGGAGTCGGAATCCATcactgagaaggaaaaagaggagcCCGGCCACGGTGGCGCCGATTCAGAAATGCAGCGGATTGTGGCGCGGGTCCGGCAGAACTTCGGCAAAATCAACGTCGTGCCTCAGTTTTCTGGGGATGACCTCGTTCCTCTGGAGATGTCTGATATTGACGAAGAGCTGGAGAGCCTTTCCgcggagagggaggaggaggaggaggaggaacaggAGTACCAAGGAGACGAAGAGGAAGAGTCTTACGCAAAGTCCCAGGAAGAACACGCGGGAAGCAACACCAAGGCCGTTATTCAAGCCCTGGATGAGAAGATTGCTAAGTACCAGAGGTTTTTAAACAAAGCCAAAGCTAAGAAGTTTTCAGCAGTCAG AATATCCAAGGGACTGAGTCAAGTGGTTTTTGCAAAATCcgaagaacagagaagaacagCTGAAGAAGACGTAGAAGATACAG CACCTaccaggaagggaaagaagaggaaggcaCAGAGGGAGGAGGAGCCAGCTGCAGATGGGGAAGCACCTaccaggaagggaaagaagaggaaggcaCAGAGGGAGGAGGAGCAGTCGAACAAAGCTCGCAGGACGCTTACATCTAAGGAA CGGAGGCGAGAAGCACGGCAGCAACGATCCAGAAAAGTTGGTGTACGCTACTATGAAACACACAACGTGAAAAACAGGAACAGGAACAAAAAGAAGACCAGTGACTCAGAGGGGCAGAAACACAGACACAAGAAATTGAAACATAAGCAGTAA
- the GNL2 gene encoding nucleolar GTP-binding protein 2 isoform X1, with amino-acid sequence MVKPKYKGRSTINPSKASTNPDRVEGAGGQNMRDRATIRRLNMYRQKERRNSRGKVIKPLQYQSTVASGTVARVEPNIKWFGNTRVIKQSSLQKFQEEMDTVLKDPYKVVMKQSKLPMSLLHDRIRPHNSKVHILDTESFETTFGPKAQRKRPNLFASDMQSLIENAEVSTESYDQGKDRDLVAEDTGVRNEAQEEIYKKGQSKRIWGELYKVIDSSDVVVQVLDARDPMGTRSPHIETYLKKEKPWKHLIFVLNKCDLVPTWATKRWVAILSQDYPTLAFHASLTNSFGKGAFIQLLRQFGKLHTDKKQISVGFIGYPNVGKSSVINTLRSKKVCNVAPIAGETKVWQYITLMRRIFLIDCPGVVYPSEDSETDIVLKGVVQVEKIKTPEDHIGAVLERAKPEYISKTYKIDSWENAEDFLEKLAFRTGKLLKGGEPDLRTVGKMVLNDWQRGRIPFFVKPPNAEPPVAPQLPSSSSLEVATETAQNSPEEGVTDTVGEESESITEKEKEEPGHGGADSEMQRIVARVRQNFGKINVVPQFSGDDLVPLEMSDIDEELESLSAEREEEEEEEQEYQGDEEEESYAKSQEEHAGSNTKAVIQALDEKIAKYQRFLNKAKAKKFSAVRISKGLSQVVFAKSEEQRRTAEEDVEDTAPTRKGKKRKAQREEEPAADGEAPTRKGKKRKAQREEEQSNKARRTLTSKERRREARQQRSRKVGVRYYETHNVKNRNRNKKKTSDSEGQKHRHKKLKHKQ; translated from the exons ATGGTGAAGCCCAAGTACAAAGGACGGAGCACCATCAACCCCTCTAAAGCCAGCACAAATCCTG ATCGAGTTGAGGGAGCAGGAGGCCAAAACATGAGGGACCGGGCCACAATCCGACGCCTGAATATGTACAGGCAGAAGGAGCGCAG GAACAGCCGTGGTAAAGTGATTAAGCCTCTGCAGTATCAGTCAACGGTGGCTTCTGGCACAGTGGCGAGAGTGGAGCCGAACATTAAGTGGTTTG GAAACACACGTGTGATTAAGCAGTCATCGCTACAAAAATTTCAAGAGGAAATGGACACGGTCTTGAAGGATCCATACAAAGTCGTCATGAAGCAAAGCAAGTTACCCATGTCTCTTCTCCATGATCGAATCCGGCCTCAT AACTCAAAGGTGCACATCCTTGATACTGAAAGCTTTGAAACTACATTTGGCCCTAAAGCACAGAGGAAGCGACCAAAtttatttgcaagtgatatgCAGTCACTTATAGAAAATGCAGAAGTGTCCACTGAGAGCTATGACCAGGGGAAGGATCGTGACTTGGTAGCTGAAGACACTGGTGTGAG AAATGAAGCCCAAGAAGAGATATATAAAAAGGGACAGTCTAAAAGAATATGGGGTGAACTCTACAAG GTGATAGATTCATCAGATGTTGTAGTTCAAGTTCTTGATGCTAGAGATCCAATGGGTACCCGTTCCCCTCACATTGAGACTTACTTGAAAAAGGAGAAACCTTGGAAACACCTCATTTTTGTTCTTAACAAATGTGACCTTGTTCCAACCTGGGCAACG aAACGATGGGTTGCCATCCTCTCCCAAGATTACCCGACGCTTGCTTTCCACGCAAGTCTTACTAACTCCTTTGGCAAAGGAGCATTTATTCAGCTTCTGCGGCAGTTTGGAAAG TTGCACACTGACAAGAAACAGATCAGCGTGGGGTTCATTGGCTATCCAAATGTTGGCAAGAGCTCTGTCATAAACACACTGCGCTCCAAGAAAGTTTGCAATGTGGCCCCCATTGCAGGTGAAACAAAG GTCTGGCAGTATATTACCTTGATGCGCCGGATATTCCTTATCGACTGTCCCGGTGTGGTTTACCCCTCTGAGGACTCAGAGACGGACATTGTGCTGAAAGGAGTC GTTCAAGTTGAAAAAATTAAGACTCCTGAAGACCACATTGGTGCCGTACTTGAACGAGCAAAGCCAGAATATATCAGCAAGACGTACAAAATTGATTCTTGGGAGAACGCTGAGGACTTTCTTGAGAAGCTAGCTTTCCGGACAGGGAAGTTATTGAAG GGTGGAGAGCCTGACCTGCGGACTGTGGGGAAGATGGTCCTCAATGACTGGCAGAGGGGCCGGATTCCTTTCTTTGTCAAGCCGCCCAATGCAGAGCCCCCTGTAGCCCCCCAG CTTCCATCCTCCTCATCTTTGGAAGTGGCCACAGAAACAGCCCAGAACAGCCCAGAAGAGGGCGTCACAGACACTGTAGGTGAGGAGTCGGAATCCATcactgagaaggaaaaagaggagcCCGGCCACGGTGGCGCCGATTCAGAAATGCAGCGGATTGTGGCGCGGGTCCGGCAGAACTTCGGCAAAATCAACGTCGTGCCTCAGTTTTCTGGGGATGACCTCGTTCCTCTGGAGATGTCTGATATTGACGAAGAGCTGGAGAGCCTTTCCgcggagagggaggaggaggaggaggaggaacaggAGTACCAAGGAGACGAAGAGGAAGAGTCTTACGCAAAGTCCCAGGAAGAACACGCGGGAAGCAACACCAAGGCCGTTATTCAAGCCCTGGATGAGAAGATTGCTAAGTACCAGAGGTTTTTAAACAAAGCCAAAGCTAAGAAGTTTTCAGCAGTCAG AATATCCAAGGGACTGAGTCAAGTGGTTTTTGCAAAATCcgaagaacagagaagaacagCTGAAGAAGACGTAGAAGATACAG CACCTaccaggaagggaaagaagaggaaggcaCAGAGGGAGGAGGAGCCAGCTGCAGATGGGGAAGCACCTaccaggaagggaaagaagaggaaggcaCAGAGGGAGGAGGAGCAGTCGAACAAAGCTCGCAGGACGCTTACATCTAAGGAA CGGAGGCGAGAAGCACGGCAGCAACGATCCAGAAAAGTTGGTGTACGCTACTATGAAACACACAACGTGAAAAACAGGAACAGGAACAAAAAGAAGACCAGTGACTCAGAGGGGCAGAAACACAGACACAAGAAATTGAAACATAAGCAGTAA
- the GNL2 gene encoding nucleolar GTP-binding protein 2 isoform X3 encodes MQSLIENAEVSTESYDQGKDRDLVAEDTGVRNEAQEEIYKKGQSKRIWGELYKVIDSSDVVVQVLDARDPMGTRSPHIETYLKKEKPWKHLIFVLNKCDLVPTWATKRWVAILSQDYPTLAFHASLTNSFGKGAFIQLLRQFGKLHTDKKQISVGFIGYPNVGKSSVINTLRSKKVCNVAPIAGETKVWQYITLMRRIFLIDCPGVVYPSEDSETDIVLKGVVQVEKIKTPEDHIGAVLERAKPEYISKTYKIDSWENAEDFLEKLAFRTGKLLKGGEPDLRTVGKMVLNDWQRGRIPFFVKPPNAEPPVAPQLPSSSSLEVATETAQNSPEEGVTDTVGEESESITEKEKEEPGHGGADSEMQRIVARVRQNFGKINVVPQFSGDDLVPLEMSDIDEELESLSAEREEEEEEEQEYQGDEEEESYAKSQEEHAGSNTKAVIQALDEKIAKYQRFLNKAKAKKFSAVRISKGLSQVVFAKSEEQRRTAEEDVEDTAPTRKGKKRKAQREEEPAADGEAPTRKGKKRKAQREEEQSNKARRTLTSKERRREARQQRSRKVGVRYYETHNVKNRNRNKKKTSDSEGQKHRHKKLKHKQ; translated from the exons atgCAGTCACTTATAGAAAATGCAGAAGTGTCCACTGAGAGCTATGACCAGGGGAAGGATCGTGACTTGGTAGCTGAAGACACTGGTGTGAG AAATGAAGCCCAAGAAGAGATATATAAAAAGGGACAGTCTAAAAGAATATGGGGTGAACTCTACAAG GTGATAGATTCATCAGATGTTGTAGTTCAAGTTCTTGATGCTAGAGATCCAATGGGTACCCGTTCCCCTCACATTGAGACTTACTTGAAAAAGGAGAAACCTTGGAAACACCTCATTTTTGTTCTTAACAAATGTGACCTTGTTCCAACCTGGGCAACG aAACGATGGGTTGCCATCCTCTCCCAAGATTACCCGACGCTTGCTTTCCACGCAAGTCTTACTAACTCCTTTGGCAAAGGAGCATTTATTCAGCTTCTGCGGCAGTTTGGAAAG TTGCACACTGACAAGAAACAGATCAGCGTGGGGTTCATTGGCTATCCAAATGTTGGCAAGAGCTCTGTCATAAACACACTGCGCTCCAAGAAAGTTTGCAATGTGGCCCCCATTGCAGGTGAAACAAAG GTCTGGCAGTATATTACCTTGATGCGCCGGATATTCCTTATCGACTGTCCCGGTGTGGTTTACCCCTCTGAGGACTCAGAGACGGACATTGTGCTGAAAGGAGTC GTTCAAGTTGAAAAAATTAAGACTCCTGAAGACCACATTGGTGCCGTACTTGAACGAGCAAAGCCAGAATATATCAGCAAGACGTACAAAATTGATTCTTGGGAGAACGCTGAGGACTTTCTTGAGAAGCTAGCTTTCCGGACAGGGAAGTTATTGAAG GGTGGAGAGCCTGACCTGCGGACTGTGGGGAAGATGGTCCTCAATGACTGGCAGAGGGGCCGGATTCCTTTCTTTGTCAAGCCGCCCAATGCAGAGCCCCCTGTAGCCCCCCAG CTTCCATCCTCCTCATCTTTGGAAGTGGCCACAGAAACAGCCCAGAACAGCCCAGAAGAGGGCGTCACAGACACTGTAGGTGAGGAGTCGGAATCCATcactgagaaggaaaaagaggagcCCGGCCACGGTGGCGCCGATTCAGAAATGCAGCGGATTGTGGCGCGGGTCCGGCAGAACTTCGGCAAAATCAACGTCGTGCCTCAGTTTTCTGGGGATGACCTCGTTCCTCTGGAGATGTCTGATATTGACGAAGAGCTGGAGAGCCTTTCCgcggagagggaggaggaggaggaggaggaacaggAGTACCAAGGAGACGAAGAGGAAGAGTCTTACGCAAAGTCCCAGGAAGAACACGCGGGAAGCAACACCAAGGCCGTTATTCAAGCCCTGGATGAGAAGATTGCTAAGTACCAGAGGTTTTTAAACAAAGCCAAAGCTAAGAAGTTTTCAGCAGTCAG AATATCCAAGGGACTGAGTCAAGTGGTTTTTGCAAAATCcgaagaacagagaagaacagCTGAAGAAGACGTAGAAGATACAG CACCTaccaggaagggaaagaagaggaaggcaCAGAGGGAGGAGGAGCCAGCTGCAGATGGGGAAGCACCTaccaggaagggaaagaagaggaaggcaCAGAGGGAGGAGGAGCAGTCGAACAAAGCTCGCAGGACGCTTACATCTAAGGAA CGGAGGCGAGAAGCACGGCAGCAACGATCCAGAAAAGTTGGTGTACGCTACTATGAAACACACAACGTGAAAAACAGGAACAGGAACAAAAAGAAGACCAGTGACTCAGAGGGGCAGAAACACAGACACAAGAAATTGAAACATAAGCAGTAA